In the genome of Bradyrhizobium ottawaense, the window TCATCGCTTCTGTCATGCCCGTGCCCGGCTTGAGTTCGACGTCGACGGGAATGAGGTAGTTGCGGCCGTCGACCTGCACGCCATGGCCGGCATAATAGACCACCGCCACCTGCGCCCGTGCGGCCTCGCGCAGGAAGTGGCGCGTCATCTTCTGCATCGCGGCACGGTCGAGATCGACGCCCTCCGACACGGTGAAGCCGATGTCGCGCAGGCTCTTTGCGACCGCACGGGCATCGCTGGACGGGTTGGGTAGTGCCTTGACGTGTTGATAGGCGCCGTTGCCGATAATCAGCGCCATGCGCTTGCCGCGGCCGCTCGCGAGCGGAGATGGCGAGGGCGCCGGCGTCGCGGTCGCCTGCTGCTGTGACGGCGTGCTGGGCTGCTGCGCGATCGACATCGGCGCGTCGCGCGGGACCGGTGCGGGCGCTTCGGTGACGAGCGAGAGCCGCACCTTTGCGGTGGCCTGATTGGCCTTGCTGCCGGCGTCCGACGCCACGACCGCGAGCGCCGCCTTGTAGTCCTCGCGCGCGCTTGCGTAGTCACCCTTCGCTTCATAGGCCAGCGCGCGATGGGTGTAGCCGGAGATCAGCACGCTGTTCGGCGGCGTCATGATGTTGGCCGGCGGTTTGTCCCTGGCGAGCCGGATCGCCTCGCTGCCGTCGGCGATGGCGCGATCGAGATCGCCCTTGGCGCGCCAGATCGCGGTGCGGTTGATCAGCGGCTGCGGCAGCGAGGGGTCTAACCGGATCGCCTGGTTGATGTCGGCGAGAGCGTCGTCGTAATCGCCGAGCGCCTCCTTCGAGATGCCGCGGTTCTGGAACGAGAACGCGGATTTCGGATCGGAACTGATCACGGCGTCATAGTCGGCGATCGCCCTGGCGTAATCGCCCTTGCCGCGCCAGGCATTGCCGCGGTTGTGGAAGATGATGCCGCTGGGCGCGCCGAGCTTCAGCGCGTCGTCGAAATCGGCGATCGCGATGTCGTACTCGCCCTTGTCGTAAT includes:
- a CDS encoding caspase family protein, with translation MRRLLLIPALLAALPWSAPGFAQARSQLGPLCTTDTTPADKMIDACNKIIALKVFRGEQLATIHFWRAVGWNKKGDYAKVITDATEAIRLQPSQAAFNLRGSAYYDKGEYDIAIADFDDALKLGAPSGIIFHNRGNAWRGKGDYARAIADYDAVISSDPKSAFSFQNRGISKEALGDYDDALADINQAIRLDPSLPQPLINRTAIWRAKGDLDRAIADGSEAIRLARDKPPANIMTPPNSVLISGYTHRALAYEAKGDYASAREDYKAALAVVASDAGSKANQATAKVRLSLVTEAPAPVPRDAPMSIAQQPSTPSQQQATATPAPSPSPLASGRGKRMALIIGNGAYQHVKALPNPSSDARAVAKSLRDIGFTVSEGVDLDRAAMQKMTRHFLREAARAQVAVVYYAGHGVQVDGRNYLIPVDVELKPGTGMTEAMIDMDTIMAGLDDQVRTNILIFDACRNNPMAQQVASAGSSRGIEGASGLAAPTSLGSGATLGAGTLIAFATAPGQVALDGEGANSPFSAALSRHLGTPGLEVQQMLTRVRAEVVSSTKNKQVPWSNSSLLGEVYLAEK